In one Chloroflexota bacterium genomic region, the following are encoded:
- the guaA gene encoding glutamine-hydrolyzing GMP synthase, with product MQAIVILDFGAQYSQLIARRLRALHVYCELLPFDAPQAEIEKLSPRALILSGGPNSVYDPGAPALPAYVLASGLPVLGICYGMQLIAQALHGVVHRADRREYGPATITVGGPSALFHGVPPALNVWMSHGDSVERLPDGFATLAQSPNTPFAAIGDAARRIYGVQFHPEVTHTEHGLDILRNFVYDVCGVSPNWVPANIIEESIAQVRAQTGPQGRVLCALSGGVDSAVTATLIGRAIGERLTCFFVDHGLLRQNEGDEAMALFTEHLDLNVVRVNAGERFLSKLAGVSDPERKRKIIGEEFIRVFEEEAKALGPFEFLAQGTLYPDVIESAGQGKKDAARIKSHHNVGGLPARMDFTLVEPLKRLFKDEVRAIGRTLGLPERWVNRQPFPGPGLAVRIIGPVTREATETLQAADAIVRQEIDAVPDVQRRLWQYFAVLTPVQTVGVMGDGRTYANLVAVRAVASEDGMTANWAHLPHDLLARISARIVNEVPGVNRVVYDISSKPPATIEWE from the coding sequence ATGCAAGCCATCGTCATTCTCGATTTCGGCGCGCAGTACAGCCAGTTGATCGCGCGACGCCTGCGCGCGCTCCACGTATACTGCGAGTTGCTGCCGTTTGATGCCCCGCAGGCGGAGATCGAAAAGCTGTCGCCCCGCGCGCTGATCCTGTCCGGCGGCCCCAACTCGGTCTATGACCCCGGCGCGCCCGCGCTGCCGGCCTACGTGCTGGCCAGCGGCCTGCCCGTGCTCGGCATCTGCTACGGCATGCAGTTAATCGCGCAGGCGCTGCACGGCGTCGTACACCGCGCCGACCGGCGCGAGTACGGCCCGGCGACGATAACCGTCGGCGGCCCATCGGCGCTGTTCCACGGCGTGCCGCCCGCGCTCAACGTCTGGATGTCGCACGGCGACTCGGTCGAGCGGCTGCCGGACGGTTTTGCGACGCTGGCGCAGTCGCCCAACACGCCGTTCGCCGCGATCGGCGATGCCGCGCGGCGCATCTACGGCGTGCAGTTCCACCCCGAAGTCACCCACACCGAGCACGGCCTCGACATCCTGCGCAATTTCGTGTACGACGTGTGCGGCGTCTCGCCGAACTGGGTGCCGGCCAATATCATCGAAGAGAGCATCGCGCAGGTGCGCGCGCAGACCGGCCCGCAGGGGCGTGTGCTGTGCGCGCTGTCCGGCGGCGTCGACTCGGCCGTCACCGCGACGCTGATCGGCCGCGCCATCGGCGAGCGGCTGACCTGCTTCTTCGTCGATCACGGCTTGCTGCGCCAGAACGAGGGTGACGAGGCGATGGCGCTCTTCACCGAGCACCTCGACCTGAACGTGGTGCGCGTCAACGCCGGCGAGCGATTCCTGTCCAAGCTGGCCGGCGTGAGCGACCCGGAGCGCAAGCGCAAGATCATCGGCGAAGAGTTCATCCGTGTTTTCGAGGAAGAGGCGAAGGCGCTGGGACCGTTCGAGTTCCTCGCGCAGGGCACGCTCTATCCCGACGTGATCGAGAGCGCGGGGCAGGGCAAGAAAGACGCCGCGCGCATCAAGAGCCATCACAACGTCGGCGGGCTGCCGGCGCGGATGGATTTCACGCTGGTCGAGCCGCTCAAACGCCTGTTCAAGGACGAGGTGCGCGCCATCGGCCGCACGCTCGGACTGCCGGAGCGCTGGGTCAACCGGCAGCCGTTCCCGGGGCCGGGGCTGGCGGTGCGCATCATCGGGCCGGTCACGCGCGAGGCGACCGAGACGCTGCAGGCCGCCGACGCGATCGTGCGCCAGGAGATCGACGCCGTGCCGGACGTGCAGCGCCGCCTGTGGCAGTACTTCGCCGTGTTGACGCCCGTGCAGACGGTCGGCGTCATGGGCGACGGGCGCACTTACGCCAACCTCGTTGCGGTGCGCGCCGTCGCCAGCGAGGACGGCATGACGGCCAACTGGGCGCACCTGCCACATGACCTGCTGGCGCGCATCAGCGCGCGCATTGTCAACGAAGTGCCCGGCGTCAACCGTGTCGTCTACGACATCTCGAGCAAGCCGCCGGCCACCATCGAGTGGGAATGA
- the xpt gene encoding xanthine phosphoribosyltransferase: MEELKQRIRKDGQVLEGNILKVDAFMNHQVDPRLMKRLGEEFARRFAPLKPNKILTAEISGIAPALEAGVALDIPVVFARKARLVTMPKKVFERHVPSPTRGAETLLVVSPEFLGPGDRVIVLDDFLASGQTLNALANIVVEAKAQLLAFGVVVEKTFESGRAALEEWNVPLEALAIIEKMTPKQIIFK; the protein is encoded by the coding sequence ATGGAAGAACTGAAGCAACGCATCCGCAAGGATGGCCAGGTGCTGGAAGGCAACATCCTCAAGGTGGATGCCTTCATGAACCACCAGGTCGATCCGCGCCTCATGAAACGGCTGGGCGAGGAGTTTGCCCGCCGCTTCGCGCCACTCAAGCCGAACAAAATCCTGACGGCCGAAATCAGCGGCATTGCGCCCGCGCTGGAAGCGGGCGTCGCGCTGGACATCCCGGTCGTGTTCGCCCGCAAAGCGCGCCTGGTGACCATGCCGAAAAAGGTGTTCGAGCGGCACGTGCCGTCGCCGACGCGCGGCGCCGAGACGCTGCTGGTCGTGTCGCCGGAGTTCCTCGGCCCCGGCGACCGCGTCATCGTGCTGGACGACTTCCTGGCCAGCGGCCAGACGCTCAACGCGCTGGCGAACATCGTCGTCGAAGCCAAGGCGCAGTTGCTGGCGTTCGGCGTCGTGGTCGAGAAGACATTCGAGTCGGGCCGCGCCGCGCTCGAAGAGTGGAACGTCCCGCTCGAGGCGCTGGCGATCATCGAGAAGATGACGCCGAAGCAGATCATTTTCAAGTAA
- a CDS encoding diguanylate cyclase, translating into MYLTLRLLLRRLGTVRATLAVSILSVAISAAITIVIDVALDGAVGTLGILLAVVIPALVSPFLSGITIRLAYQLDEAEQRVHQLAITDELTGAANRRQFFALAGAEFERARRYAQPFAIVIVDLDDFKQVNDTHGHPAGDAVLRALSELCRKRIRVVDTFARYGGEEFVFLMPGTGATEAMAFAERLRVEVAATTIVHAGAQLQVTLSAGVSGWQAGDSDLDALIVRADNALYDAKAKGKNQIEWR; encoded by the coding sequence ATGTATCTAACTCTGCGTCTCCTCTTGCGCCGGCTGGGAACCGTACGCGCCACGCTGGCCGTCTCCATTCTGTCCGTCGCCATTTCCGCTGCCATCACGATCGTCATTGATGTGGCGCTGGATGGCGCGGTGGGCACACTCGGCATACTGCTCGCCGTTGTGATCCCGGCCCTGGTGTCGCCGTTCCTAAGCGGCATCACGATCCGGCTGGCCTATCAGTTGGATGAAGCCGAGCAGCGGGTGCACCAACTCGCGATCACCGACGAGTTGACGGGCGCCGCCAACCGCCGCCAGTTTTTCGCGCTGGCCGGCGCCGAGTTTGAGCGGGCGCGCCGCTATGCTCAGCCGTTTGCGATCGTTATTGTGGACCTGGACGACTTCAAGCAGGTCAACGACACGCATGGACATCCGGCCGGCGATGCGGTGCTGCGTGCGTTGAGCGAGCTGTGCCGCAAGCGCATCCGCGTGGTGGACACGTTCGCGCGCTATGGCGGCGAGGAGTTCGTGTTCCTGATGCCCGGCACCGGCGCCACCGAGGCGATGGCGTTTGCCGAGCGCCTGCGCGTCGAGGTGGCCGCCACCACGATCGTGCACGCCGGCGCTCAACTGCAAGTGACGCTGAGCGCAGGCGTCAGCGGCTGGCAGGCGGGCGACAGCGATCTCGATGCGCTGATCGTGCGCGCCGACAACGCGCTCTATGACGCCAAGGCCAAGGGCAAGAACCAGATCGAATGGCGCTAA